The nucleotide sequence gctaagcatacgtcaggtctggtacacagcattgcatacatgatagagcctatggctgaagcatagggaacatctttcattttctctctatcttctgcggtggtcgggcattgagtctgactcaacttcacaccttgtaatacaggcaagaaccctttctttgcctgatccattttgaactttttcaaaactttatcaaggtatgtgctttgtgtaagtccaattaagcgtcttgatctatctctatagatcttgatgcccaatatgtaagcagcttcaccgaggtctttcattgaaaaacttttattcaagtatccctttatgctatccagaaattctatatcatttccaattaacaatatgtcatctacatataatatcagaaatgctacagagctcccactcactttcttgtaaatacaggcttctccaaaagtctgtataaaaccatatgctttgatcacactatcaaaagcgcttattccaactccgagatgcttgcaccagtccataaatggattgctggagcttgcacactttgttagcaccttttggatcgacaaaaccttccggttgcatcatatacaactcttcttccagaaatccattcaggaatgcagttttgacatccatttgccaaatttcataatcataaaatgcagcaattgctaacatgattcggacagacttaagcatcgctacgggtgagaaagtctcatcgtagtcaaccccttgaacttgtcgaaaaccttttgcaacaagtcaagctttgtagacagttacattaccatcagcgtcagtcttcttcttgaagatccatttattctcaatggcttaccaatcattgggcaagtcaaccaaagtccatactttgttctcatacatggatcctatctcagatttcatggcttcaagccattttgcggaatctgggctcataatcgcttcctcatagttcgtaggttcgccatggtcaagtaacatgacttccagaataggattactgtaccactctggtgcggatcttactctggtagacctacgaggttcagtagaaacttgatctgaagtttcatgatcaatatcattagcttcctcactaattggtatagttgtcacaggaaccggttcttgtgatgaactactttccaataagggagcaggtacagttacctcatcaagttctactttcctcccactcacttctttcgagagaaattccttctctagaaaggattcgaatttgcaacaaaaatcttgccctcagatctgtgatagaaggtgtacccaatagtctcttttgggtatcctatgaagacacgtttcttcaatttgggttcgagcttatctggttgaagtttcttcacataagcatcgcagccccaaactttaagaaacgacaactttggtttcttgccaaaccatagttcataaggcgtcgtctcaacggattttgatggtgctctatttaacgtgaatgcggccgtctctaaagcataaccccaaaatgatagcggtaaatcagtaagagacatcatagatcgcaccatatccagtaaagtacgattatgatgttcggacacaccatttcgttgtggtgttacgggtggcgtgagttgcgaaactattccgcattgtttcaaatgtaaaccaaactcgtaactcaaatattctcctccacgatcagattgtaaaaaatttattttcttgttacgatgattttccacttcactctgaaattctttgaacttttcaaatgtttcagacttgtgtttcatcaagtagatatacccatatctgctcaaatcatctgtgaaggtgagaaaataacgatacccgccgcgagcctcaatattcattggaccacatacatcagtatgtacgatttccaacaaatcagttgctcgctccatagttctggagaacggcattttagtcatcttgcccatgaggcacggttcacaagtaccaagtgattccaaaagtccatcagtatggagtttcttcatgcgctttacaccgatatgacctaaacgggcagtgccacaaataagttgcactatcattatcaactctgcatcttttggcttcaacattatgaatatgtgtatcactactatcgagatttaataaaaatagaccactcttcaaggttgcatgaccataaaagatattactcatataaatagacaatcattattctctgatttaaatgaataaccgtctcgcatcaaacaagatccagatataatgttcatgctcaacgctggcaccaaataacaattatttaggtctaatactaatcccgatggtagatgtagaggtagcgtgccgaccgcgatcacatcgacgttggaaccatttcccacgtgcatcgtcacctcgtccttagccaatcttcgcttaatccgtagtccctgtttcgagttgcaaatattagcaatagaaccagtatcaaatacccaggtgctactgcgagcattagtaaggtacacatcaataacatgtatatcacatatacctttgttcactttgccatccttcttatccgccaaatacttggggcagtttcgcttccagtgtccagtctgcttgcagtagaagcactcagtctcaggcttaggtccagacttgggtttcttctcttgagcagaaacttgtttgctgttcttcttgaagttccccttcttctttccattgccctttttttgaaactggTTGTCTTGTTgaccatcgacacttgatgctccttcttgatttctacctccgcagcttttagcattgcgaagagctcgggaatagtcttgtccatcccttgcatattatagttcatcacgaagctcttgtagcttggtggcagtgattgaagaattctgtcaatgacactatcatcaggaagactaactcccagttgaatcaagtgattattatacccagacattttgagtatgtgttcactgacagaactattctcctccatcttacagctatagaacttattggagacttcatatctctcaatacgagcatttgcttgaaatattaacttcaactcctggaacatctcatatgctccatgacgttcaaaacgtcgttgaagacccggttccaagccgtaaagcatggcacactgaactatcgagtagtcatcagctttgctctgccagatgttcttaacgttgtcagttgcatctgcagcaggcccggcacccagcggtgcttccaggacgtaattcttctgtgcagcaatgaggataatcctcaggttacggacccaatccatgtaattgctaccatcatctttcaacttagctttctcaaggaacacattaaaattcaacggaagaacagcacgagccatctatctacatcaaacatagacaagcaaaatactatcaggtactaagttcatgataaatttaagttcaattaatcatattacttaagaactcccacttagacagacatctctctagtcatctaagtgatcacgtgatccaaatcaactaaaccatgtccgatcatcacgtgagatggagtagtttcaatggtgaacatcactatgttgatcatatctactatatgattcacgttcgacctttcggtctccgtgttccgaggccatatctgtatatgctaggctcatcaagtttaacctgagtattccgcgtgagcaactgttttgcacccgttgtatttgaacgtagagcctatcacagccggtcatcacgtggtgtctcagcatgaagaattttcgcaacggtgcatactcagggagaacacttcttgataatttagtgagagatcatcttaaaatgctacagtcaatcaaagcatgataagatgcataaaggataaacatcacatgcaatcaatataagtgatatgatatggccatcatcatcttgtgcttgtgatctccatctccgaagcaccatcgtgatcaccatcgtcaccggtgcgacaccttgatctccatcgtagcatcgttgtcgttacgccatctattgcttctacgactatcgctaccgcttagtgataaagtaaagcaattacagggtgtttgcatttcatacaataaagcgacaaccatatggctcctgccagttgccgatgacttcgattacaaaacatgatcatctcatacaataaaatatagcgtcacgtcttgaccatatcacatcacaacatgccttgcaaacaCTACAGGAAAAAATTGTAAGCCGTGTACCTAATACACTCGGCTTATGCCAATTTATACTCAGTTTATATATAAACCGAGTAAAACTCCCGGCTTATAGTACACGGCTTACAGTGGACCGGCTTATTAGGTATAAGCCGGGTGCCATGGCAAAAAAAACTCGATTTATATATAAGCCGAGTGTTTATATGAGGCACTCGGTTTAATAAAGTGACATGACGGCAGCCGGCTGTTAACGGCCACGTGTCACCGTCTATATAAGCCGAGTGCCGATGTGCGTCGCACGGTTTATACATACGCCGAGTGCCCCGTACGTTGCACAGTTTATACATACGCCGAGTGCCCCGTACGTTGCACGGTTTATATATAAGCCGGGTGTTGCGCCGGGCCACACAGTTTCTACATAAGCCATGTGCCCTTGCGGCCACACAGGTTATAGATAAACCGGGTGCCAGATAGCTGAGGCACACGGCTTATATAGCCCTCCGGTGGCTTATTTGGCCTATAAGCCGGGTGCTATGTCGCTGGGTACACGACTTATAGCCTGCCGTGGCTTATATGGCCTATAATACGGGTGCTATTTGCTGGGGTACACGGCTTATAGGCCATATCCTATTTTTTTACTTGCCTCAGAGagcaacaacaatatatatatacatatccaaCAATACATGACCAACAAATATATATATCCAACTGAGGTTCGTAACAACAATATATTACAAGTTGACAACCATAACAAACTGAGCCTGAGTTTGAAGTCCACACATGCACACATATGCAACAAGAGTTCACAAACGAAAGAACCATGAGTTTAAAGTTCACACATGCATACATATACAACGAAGGTTCAAAACAACATGTGTCCATATGCAACAAGAATTCACAAACGACAGCATGAGTTCCAAGTTCACACCAAGCATGAACCTAAAAGATGCAATGAGCTTCCACCGCAGCATGTATGCCCACCGCCGACGGCATCTGCGATGTAAACCTACAAATCCATTACCACACGCATGAGTTTCCAAAGTTAAGTTGCAAAAGATCAATAAGGCACAAGAGTCAACAAGCATCAACATATAAGAACTAACACACATACTAGAAGATTCACAACAAGTTCTATCTTGAAGCCCTCAATCTAGCAGACAAAAATATATAATGCATAGATTTCACATTTTTCCCAGAGCTTGAGGTCATTTAATATAGAACTACCATAAGCTGCACCGATCATGGAGAGGAACTGAGTAACAAATGACCAGGCTGCGATCACCACACAAAAATGTGTATTATCAGATTTTGGTGGTTACAAAAATAAGCCATCACAAATTTATGAAAAGGACTAGCACATCAATTTGGATATATGTTATGTAACTAGGTCTGAGGCATACAATACATGAACTATAATCAGCATGTACAACAGCAAGCGGTAGGGTATAAAATTTCTACCTGTACTAAACATACACTAGACATCCAGCTTTCCGTTCCCAGCAACTAAAGTCTCAAAATGTACAGTTTCATCAAATAGTAGCAGTGCAAACTCACAACTCTTCAAATAATGATTGAGTGCCCAGCACAACATACCATTGAGTTGATTTGGACTCATCGAGGCCTTGCGCCATAGCCAATGTTTCAGTAACTCCTCGTCTCCTAAAAACTTATCTCTTTATCCGTGTACATCTACACCTGCATGAGGAAACAATCAATTATTTCATTTGGCTGTAGCAAACGTGGTGAATATATATAACTACAATTACCCTTGCATAAGCTGAAGCGGTCATGGAGTAGAAACAAGAACAAATGACCACGGAGCCAATGCCACACAAACATATGTATCATCAGATTTTGGTGCTTGCAAGAATAACCCGTCAACAAATTTATGAAAAAGCCTAGCACATCAATTTTAAAATATGTGATGTAACTAGGTCGAGGCATCCAACAGATTGACTACAATCAGCATGTACAACAGCAAATGGTGGGCTACCAAAATAAACAGGGCAGTGAGGTGTGATAAGTTATTTATAAAGCGGGATTGGGCTTCCCAAAAAACACATGAGCTATAAGAAGGCAATGAGGCGTGATAATTTATTTGTAGAAGAAAAGAGCATAATTAGTAATGTAAACATCTAGGGCAAGGTAGCAACCTTTTACCGTAGAAAATCGACACATTTTCTTCATCCAGCTAGTCCACCAATAATGGAAGCACTAACCAAACAATGTATATGCAGTCGCAATTTTAGGGAACAATGACAGTGAGCTAGATCAGGTGTAAAATGAAATACCATTCATGAGCATGAGCATCAACCATAAACACATCATATAGAACAAGATATGATATGAATTACAGAATTTCGTCATACCACTACACAAGAACCTGGAGTCGTGGTGCATGACCTCAGAGTAAACCAAACCCAGGAGAGACCTCATCATCATAGTTTGGTTTCACAACCAGAATAGAAAATAGGCTACAACAAAGCAATGATGACTTGGAAAAAAACTCAAAGTCAATAGGGACTGTGTCCAAATCTACAAAAGGAACAGATCTGCATCAGTGATGTTTTCAAATGAGTCTGCACATCTCAGTTTTCACACGCTAAATAAAAAGTGATGCAAATTCATTTGTCTGTACGTACAAGTGCAAGTGCTATCCAACAAGTCAGATTTGTCGGTAGAGAAATCATGGATCCTCGTGATCCAACAATCATGAATTTCGTCAATATAGGCAGCTTTGCTCTCGTTTCTCCTAGGATGGATTGCTATGCCCAATCACCATGGAATTTCGTCAAGTGTCAAACTTTTCTACTGACTTACTCTAATCATTGAAAAAAAACAAGAATTTGTACACCACGAACACAGAGAGATGCATGTTGCGGGTAGGAGAAGAAAGACCTTGTGGGAGGGGGAAGGTGCGGCTGCTGCCACGGCTATATGGAGCAAGCACGCCTGATTTTTGTTAATTCCCGCGCGTTCTGTGCTAATATAAGCGAGTGTCAAATACTGGTACACGGTTTACATTTTTTTATGACAGTTATTTTCAATATTTTATTTTacattttgcattttctttttatattttttggtattttcttTTCAAAAAACTCTTTTTGTAGGGTTTCGGCCGAATTGGGTGATATATCGATTGTGTAACAGACAAAACCCTATCGGGCGCCACCACTCCCTTTCGCTGCCACACTTGTCCGGCACCGCGTTGTTACATGTCGAACCAACATTCGGCCGCACGCAGGTGCGAGCGATCTTCCTGCCCTCTCTCACATGGTTTTCGTAAATTAGCTCGGTGCCATACCTGATCCAACCGTTTAAATCCTTGGAAAACCATACGATGCCGGAAATGTTCGAAAGCTAGCATGGTGTCATCATGGACTCTGTAGGGTGTCATAAAAGTTTGGGCGCGTTTCGAATAGGCCTCACCTGAGATCGCTTGTAAACTAGACCATCTTCGAGGTAGTCTTTGGGTACCGAGAGGGAACGTGTAGGGTGTGTGAAGGAAGTGCGGGTCGTGTTGCCCTGTTGGCCTCGTAACTTCTCGTGATCTCAAAGGAGGCCATCCAATGACATGTGCCCGTCCTACACATTATTCGAACCCGCCTGtaatatttgagacatttattcCACTACTATGGTTTCGGCGCCTGAAATTGCAGATCTGCAAGGCGCCACATGAAATCATACCCAGAAACTGCATGAAAAATCATATGCGCTATCTTTGCGACATGCGTATGCCTTGTacagacgagggaggggcaggcccaGCCACCAGGGGCAAAATTACCTTGGCGACATGCGTGATCCAACCATTTAAATTCTCGGAAAATAGTACGATGTCAGGAATCCTCGGGAGCTGGCATGGTGTCATCACATGGCCTCTctagggtgtggtaaaagtttaGGCGCGTTTCGAATAGGCCTCACCTAAGGCCGCTTGTAAACTACACCATCTCTGAGATAGTCTATGTGTACCGAGAGGAAACTGTCGGGTTTATGAAAGAAGcgcgggtcctgttgctccgttgacctcgaaacttctcatgctctcaaaggaggccatcgaaTGACATGTGTCAGGCCCCCGCATTTTTCGGCCCCGCCTGtaatatttgagacatttattgcaCGGCTAGGGATTCAGCGCCGGAAATTGCAGATCTACAAGACATGACATGAAAATCATGCCCAGAAGCGGCATGCAAAATGCTATGTCATGTATTTGCGACATGCAGAGCCCTTTTGAAGATGAGGGAGTGGCAGGCCCagccaccgggggggggggggggattaccTCGGCGGCATGCCTGATCCAACTCTTTAAATTCTCAAAAAATCGTATGATGCCGAAACTCCTCGGGAGCTAGCACTGTGTCATTATATGGCCTCTatagggtgtggtaaaagtttgggcACGTTTTGAATAGGCCTCACCCAAGGCTGCTTGTAAACTACCATCTCCGAGGTAGTCTCTGGgtaccgagagggaacgtgtcggGTTTGTGAAGAAAGTGCGGGTCATGTTGCTGTGTTAGCCTTGAAACTTCTCATTCTCTTAAAGGAGACCATTGAATGACACGTGCTAGGCCCCAACATTTTTCGGACATTCctgcaatatttgagacatttattaCACTCCTAGGGTTTCAGTGCCGAAAATTGCAGATTTGCAAGGCATCACATGAAATCATGCAGGAAGCGGCATGTAAAATGTTGTGTGATGTCCTTGCGACATGCGTAGGCCTTGTGCAATCGAGGGGGGGGCAGTCCCAGCCAGCTTCTTACATAGCTCTGCTGAGTGTCTGTATTTTGGCTctgggcgaagagccaagcactcGGTGTAAAGTGAATTTACAGTAGGGATTTTTGCATGTGATCCTAATATGGGTACGCTAGGGGTTGGAAGAATACAAGACCACCAAAATATTAAAGTGGCGTTAAATTATGGGTTTCGAAAATAAGACCCATGAAAATTAGTTGGAAGAAAATGGGtgagaaaataataataattaagtaGTAAATAATGCAACGAAAATCATTTAAACCAATTATGCACAAATGTCATGGTtgcaaaaaatccgcaaaaatgtaAGCCGAGTGCTTTCATTGGGCACACGGCTTATATACCCTATAAGCTGAGTCCTTTCAATGGGCACACGTCTTATATACTCTGTATGCCGAGTGATATTTTAGGGCACACGGCTTATAGGCTGCTCCGTGATGGCACCGTCAGCAACCCCTGTTGTAGACACATGGCAGATGTCTTTGCCGACTGCGAGCTATAAGCCGGGTGCCTTTTCCACTAGATACCGTGTGCTCCCTATAAGCCGTGAGCTTTTTTGCAACACATGGCTTATAGATGTCCATAAGCCGAGTTCTTCGGATTTTCCGGGTGTTTTTTTCCTAGACTCGGCTTAGAGGAATAAGCCGAGTACCCGAAAAATAGCTCACGGTTTATAGACTAACACACAGGAAAACAGGATTTTCCTGTagtgaaaaacaagttagacgtcctctactttgttgttgcaaattttacgtggctgctacgggctgagcaagaactgttcttacctacgcatcaaaaccacaacgatagttcgtcaagtaagtgttgttttaaccttcgcaaggaccgggcgtagccacactcgattcaactaaagctggagaaacagacacccgctagtcacctgtgtgcaaagcacggcggtaaaaccagtctcgcgtaagagcACGCGCAATGtcagttcgggccgcttcatccaacaataccgccgaaccaaagtatgacatgctggtaagcagtatgacttgtatcgcccataactcacttgtgttctactcgtgcatataacatcaacgcataaaacctggcttggatgccactgaaggggaacgtagtaatttcaaaaaaattcctacgcacacgcaaggatcatggtgatgcatagcaacgagaggggagagtgttgtccacgtaccctcgtagaccgaaagcggaagcgttatgacaacgcggttgatgtagtcgtacgtcttcacgatctgaccgatccaagtaccgaacgtacggcacctccgagtttagcacacgttcagctcgatgacgatccccggactccgatccagcagggtgtcggggatgaggtccgtcagcacgacggcgtggtgacgatgatgatgttctaccgacgcagggcttcgcctaagcaccgctacgatatgaccgaggtggaatatggtggaggggggcaccgcacacggctaaggaacgatcacgaagatcaacttgtgtctagaggtgcccccctgcccccgtatataaaggagaaagggggaggccagccggccctagggggcgcgccaaggaggggggagtcctcctcctagtgggagtaggactcccctttcctagtccaactaggaaggaggaagggggaaggaaagagagggagagggagagggaaagaggggccgcgcccccctcccatgtccaattcggactccccatgggagggggcgcggcacctcctgggctgctgccctctctttcccctcaggcccactaaggcccaatacttccccggggggttccggtaacccctccgacactccagttttcttcgaaatcacccggaacacttccggtgtccgaatatagtcgtccaatatatcaatctttatgtctcgaccatttcaagactcctcgtcatgtccgtgatcacatccgggactccgaacaaccttcggtacatcaaaacttataaactcataataaaactgtcatcgtaacgttaagcttgcggaccctaccggttcgagaactatgtagacatgacctagaactgtttccggtcaataaccaatagcggaacctggatgctcatattggctcctacatattctaggaagatctttatcggtcaaaccgcataacaacatacgttgttccctttgtcatcggtatgttacttgcccgagattcgatcgtcggtatctcaatacctagttcaatctcgttaccggcaagtctctttactcgttacgtaatgcatcattccatactaactcattagctacattgcttgcaaggcttatagtgatgtgcattaccgagagggccccagagatacctctccgacaatcggagtgacaaatcctaatctcgaaatacgccaacccaacatgtaccttcggagacacctgtagagctcctttataatcacccagttacgttgtgacgtttggtagcacacaaagtgttcctccggtaaacgggagttgcataatctcatagatgtaggaacatgtataagtcatgaagaaagcaatagcaacatactaaacgatcaagtgctaagctaacggaatgggtcatgtcaatcacatcattctactaatgatgtgatcccgttaatcaaatgacaactcatgtctatggttaagaaacataaccatctttgattaatgagctagtctagtaaaggcatactagtgacaatatgtttgtctatgtattcacacatgtatcatgcttccggttaatacaattctagcatgaataataaacatttatcatgatatgaggagataaataataactttattattgcctctagggcatatttccttcagcgttaATGCCTAAGCAACTTGACATCTAACACCGAATAATCTGGTGACTGACAACGAATGACCATAGTTGTTAGATCAACTTCAACAGCTCCCTTGAAAATCTTCCCATAAAACTAGTTTTTTGGCCTTCCCGTAAAGGTTAGGGGAAGTTTTCTGGAAGCAATTTTTGTCCATTCCGCTAAACTTCTTCCTCTAATCCATTTTTATTTTAGTTAAACAAAAAAATACAATTGCCTAGCACCCGTTAGTCAGTGACACACGTGATGGCGAgcgggccatcgccggcgaggggagGCGCGAGGCGATGTGTTGGCCGCCGACGTGAGGCGGTGAGTAGGCGATGGCGCAAGCGGCGGCGGCAAGGACCAGAGACGGTGGCATGGTGTGGAATGCAGAGTGGTAGTTGATGAAAATTTAGTCCGCCAAAAAAATACGGGAAATAAAAGATATGGAAAGATGATCTAAAATGCCACCTTTACGAGATCCTCTAAACTTAAAGGCTAGCTTCCCGGTTTGAGAGATTTGTATTCCTTAACTTCCCCTCAAGGGTGGTTAATTTAGAGATACTAGCATAATCTAGTAACTGGCTCACGGAATTTGATAGTGTTGTAAGATCATTTGGTCACCGGGACACGGCGCAGGCGACGCTTTGGGCCGGCGTGCCGCTTCGATGCCAGCTTCAATGAGAAGTCGCGTCCGCTCTGGGCTAGCATGAATTCGGCACGGGCGCTCTAGAGCAGCGCTGACAGACATGAATATGCGACAGTTGTTTCATGCGAAAAAGGACACGGGCGGGGGAAAGGATTTTGAATGGGTCTGGGGTGTCCGTCGTGTACATGGCAACGGTCGGAACGTCCGCAAAGCCACCCTGATTTGCTGCGGTTTGCGGAAAAACGGGTGTCCAAATCGAACCGCGGATGAATGGGGTACCGCGTTGCATGGCAAATCGCGTCCGGACCGCTCGGTCCGAGTTGATACGGGCAGTTAGGGGTTAGCCTGGAAGATACCCTAGCGGCCATAAGGaactttgtttttttagagtaACTAGACTTTGGTTTACTTTTCTCATATAATAgtcatattgtttgcaagaagatgCGAAGTAAATTCAGGGATTACAAGATTACAAAAACCAGGTGATTTCGAGCTAAAGGATTGTTTTGCTAACTCATCAGCTATTGGCTTCTCTGAAACAATAATGTCATCCATGAGCTGAAGCGACTCAACCGCAAAGGAGCAGTCCGATTTAGGTGGACCTCCTCTACGCCAGCGTGTGCCTCCCGGTGGTTCCCAGGGACCTCGACCTGCGCGACCGCTCCGTTTTCCGCGGCATGGACCTGGCCTCCGCGCGCAGCCTCAACGGCGTGCGCGTCGCCGACGAGCTGCTGCGTCTCGTCCCGGACGCCGGCGCCTTCCGTACGACGCTGCGATGCATCAAGCACTGGGCCAAGGCGCGTGGCATCTACTCCAACGTGATGGGGTTCCTGGGCGGCGTGGGCTGGGCGATCCTGGTGGCGCGCGTGTGCCAGCTCTACCCCAACGCCGCGCCGAGCATGCTGGTGCCGCGCTTCTTCAAGATCTTGGCGCAGTGGAAGTGGCCCAACCCGGTGCTGCTGCGGGACATCgagcacgacggcggcggcgagctcgcgcTCCGGCTGCCCGTCTGGGACCCGCGCGACAAGAGCCACCTCATGCCCGTCATCACGCCCGCCTACCCATGCATGAACTCGTGCTACAACGTCTCGCACGCCACCCTGCGGACCATCACGGAGCAGCTCCAGATCGGCAACGGCGTCTGCCAGGAGATCCTCAAGGGAAAGGCAAAGGCCGGCGGGTGGGACGCGCTGTTCCAGCCGTTCCAGTTCTTCAAGGCGTA is from Triticum aestivum cultivar Chinese Spring chromosome 1B, IWGSC CS RefSeq v2.1, whole genome shotgun sequence and encodes:
- the LOC123081679 gene encoding nuclear poly(A) polymerase 2-like, yielding MASGPSPARGGARRCVGRRREAVDLLYASVCLPVVPRDLDLRDRSVFRGMDLASARSLNGVRVADELLRLVPDAGAFRTTLRCIKHWAKARGIYSNVMGFLGGVGWAILVARVCQLYPNAAPSMLVPRFFKILAQWKWPNPVLLRDIEHDGGGELALRLPVWDPRDKSHLMPVITPAYPCMNSCYNVSHATLRTITEQLQIGNGVCQEILKGKAKAGGWDALFQPFQFFKAYNSYLQVDVKVARGEAGLREWKGWVESRLRQLVNRVEMATAGMLLCHPNPKAYAAKPHDLHCTSTFFVGLSKPQQQQQQPQVPFDLRATTEGFKQEVYTYEFWRPGMELEVSHTRRKDLPSYMLDQILPAGHLKRRRAAESNSSPPLASASGDVKKVAPAGGTGSSPERKRQCCPSNILPSASVLGVV